The following are encoded in a window of Castanea sativa cultivar Marrone di Chiusa Pesio chromosome 5, ASM4071231v1 genomic DNA:
- the LOC142636156 gene encoding vesicle-fusing ATPase, producing MIVTNTPAADLALTNLAYCSHADLHGFAVPGTKLYLASIADSFVLSLSAHESVRNGHIALNAIQRRHARVSSGDTISVNRFIPPENFDLALLSLELEFVKKGTKSEQVDAVLLANQLKKRFMNQVMTAGQRVSFEFHGNNYIFTVNQAAVEGQEKSSTIERGMISSDTYIVFETSNASGIKIVNQREAASSNIFRQKEFNLQSLGIGGLSAEFADIFRRAFASRVFPPHVTNKLGIKHVKGMLLYGPPGTGKTLMARQIGKMLNGREPKIVNGPEVLSKFVGETEKNVRDLFADAENDQRTRGDQSDLHVIIFDEIDAICKSRGSTRDGTGVHDSIVNQLLTKIDGVESLNNVLLIGMTNRKDLLDEALLRPGRLEVQIEISLPDENGRLQILQIHTNKMKESSFLAPDVNLQELAARTKNYSGAELEGVVKSAVSYALNRQLSLDDLTKPVDEESIKVTMDDFLNALHEIIPAFGASTDDLERCRLNGMVDCGDRNKHIYQRAMLLVEQVKVSKGSPLVTCLLEGPSGSGKTALAATVGIDSDFPYVKIVSAESMIGLHESTKCAQIVKVFEDAYKSPLSIIVLDDIERLLEYVAIGPRFSNIISQTLLVLLKRLPPKGKKLMVIGTTSEVGFLDSIGFCDNFSVTYNVPTLKTSDAKKVLEQLNVFANEDIDTAAESLNDMPIKKLYMLIEMAAQGEHGGDSEAIYSGKEKIKISHFYDCLQDIVRY from the exons ATGATCGTGACGAACACTCCGGCGGCGGACCTCGCCCTCACGAACCTCGCTTACTGCTCTCACGCCGATCTTCATGGCTTCGCCGTCCCCGGCACCAAGCTCTACCTCGCCTCCATCGCCGATTCCtttgttctttctctctc TGCTCACGAGAGCGTACGGAATGGCCACATAGCTCTAAATGCGATTCAGCGTCGCCATGCCAGGGTTTCATCCGGTGATACCATATCGGTTAACAG atttattcCGCCGGAGAATTTCGACCTGGCATTGCTTTCACTTGAGTTGGAGTTTGTGAAAAAGGGGACTAAAAGTGAACAG gttgaTGCTGTTTTGCTTGCTAACCAGCTTAAAAAGAGATTTATGAACCAG GTAATGACGGCAGGGCAAAGAGTGTCATTTGAGTTTCATGGAAATAACTATATTTTCACAGTCAATCAAGCTGCCGTAGAGGGGCAGGAAAAATCTAGTACTATTGAAAGAGGGATGATATCAAGTGATACATACATTGTCTTTGAAACATCAAATGCAAGTGGAATAAAG ATAGTCAATCAGCGTGAGGCAGCCAGTAGCAACATCTTCAGGCAGAAGGAGTTTAATCTTCAATCACTTGGTATAGGTGGCCTAAGTGCAGAGTTTGCAGATATATTTCGAAGAGCCTTTGCTTCGCGTGTTTTCCCTCCCCATGTGACAAATAa ATTGGGGATTAAGCATGTGAAGGGTATGCTGCTTTATGGGCCTCCTGGTACTGGTAAAACACTAATGGCTCGTCAAATTGGAAAAATGTTGAATGGAAGGGAACCAAAG ATTGTTAATGGCCCTGAAGTTTTGAGCAAATTCGTTggtgaaactgaaaagaatGTTAGGGATCTATTTGCTGACGCTGAGAATGATCAAAGAACTCGAG GGGACCAAAGTGATCTGCATGTCATAATTTTTGATGAAATTGATGCAATTTGTAAG TCAAGAGGTTCAACTAGAGATGGTACAGGAGTCCATGACAGTATCGTGAACCAGCTTCTTACAAAG ATTGATGGTGTGGAGTCTTTAAATAATGTCTTGCTTATTGGAATGACCAACAGAAAAGATTTACTTGATGAAGCCCTTTTAAG ACCAGGACGCTTGGAGGTTCAAATTGAGATAAGCCTTCCTGATGAGAATGGTCGCTTACAGATTCTTCAAATTCATACAAACAAGATGAAAGAGAGTTCTTTTCTTGCTCCTGATGTGAACCTTCAAGAGCTTG CTGCTCGTACGAAAAACTATAGTGGTGCCGAACTTGAAGGTGTTGTAAAAAGTGCAGTATCTTATGCTTTGAATAGACAACTAAGTCTTGATGATCTCACCAAGCCAGTGGATGAAGAGAGTATAAAAGTTACGATGGATGATTTTTTGAATGCACTCCACGAAATAATTCCTGCATTTGGAGCCTCCACTGATGACCTTGAGCGGTGCAG ACTGAATGGCATGGTGGACTGTGGTGATCGAAATAAGCACATTTATCAAAGAGCTATGCTACTTGTGGAGCAAGTTAAAGTGAGTAAAGGAAGTCCGCTTGTTACTTGTCTTCTGGAAGGCCCGAGTGGCAG TGGTAAAACCGCACTAGCAGCTACTGTTGGCATTGACAGTGATTTTCCATATGTCAAGATA GTCTCAGCAGAATCAATGATTGGTCTTCACGAAAGCACTAAGTGTGCACAGATTGTCAAG GTGTTTGAGGATGCATACAAGTCACCACTGAGCATCATCGTCCTCGATGACATTGAAAG GTTATTGGAGTATGTTGCCATTGGGCCTCGTTTTTCAAATATAATCTCTCAGACACTATTGGTCCTACTCAAGCGGCTTCCTCCAAAG GGGAAAAAACTTATGGTCATAGGGACAACAAGTGAAGTGGGCTTCTTAGATTCTATTGGTTTTTGTGATAATTTCTCTGTCACCTACAATGTTCCTACATTGAAGACAAGTGATGCAAAgaag GTGCTAGAACAGCTGAATGTTTTTGCTAATGAAGACATCGATACAGCTGCAGAGTCCCTGAATGAT ATGCCTATCAAGAAGCTCTATATGTTGATTGAGATGGCAGCCCAGGGTGAACATGGTGGAGATTCTGAGGCAATATACTCTGGAAAAGAGAAGATTAAGATCTCTCACTTTTATGATTGCCTTCAAGATATTGTCCGATACTAG